AGACTGTCAAGGTTATTGGAAACGAAAGACAGTGAACGATCCGTAGTCACAGCCGTAAGACATCATTCCATTTGAGACAATAGAAAATGAAGACCCATCCGGGACTTCAAAGTTCACTGTCCCTGATTTTTGCCACTGAGAGTTGCCATTTAAATCTCTTGCAACGTACAGCCCCCCAACTTCAGCGACGAGCGAGTATGTATTAACGCAGTTATCAGCATCTCCATAGTTGATTTTTTTGCTAGGTGGATTGCCGCCTGTTACGTACAGGCGATATTGCTTTCCTGTATTATTCGTACCGGAGTAAGAACCTTTAAATGTCCCGAGAACAGTGTAATTACCCTCGGTTATGCCTGTACCCTTCCACACACCGGATTGACAGGAAAGTACGCCACCACTGGCATCACGGCTTATCAGCCCATTCGGATAACAGGCTATACCTGCAACGTTTACCTGACCCAGTTGCAAAACACCGCCAGCTGAAAGGTTGCCTGTTGCTTTAACTGTGGCACCAGAGACCTCGTTTGTTGCCGTAATATTGCGTCCGGCGCTGATGTCACTGTCAGCACGGACTGTAGCTCCTTTTACCTGTGCTCCCGCTGTAATATTCTGGGAAAAAATACCATTTAAACCACTCACATTTCCGCTGAATGTTCCTGTCTTACCATTAATGGTACCGACGCTGTTCAGATTATTTCCCCCCATGTCTATTGCTGTGTGCATTTTATTCAGGTCGGGGCGGCCATTAACCTGAAAACGGTACAACCTGTCGTTATCCTCCTGTGCACCAGATAACTCATCTGTTGAGAGGAGCACGACGATATGTCCATTTCCGGAAGTAGCTCCGTAGCTACTCAGCGGGATTTTCCAAGTCCGCAAGGCACCGGTGGCAGTTTTACCGTCATCGATGTATCCTCCGAATCCGGTTTTGATGTCCCTCGATATCAGCCTCAATGCTTTGGCCGGATATACACTTCCACCGCTTGATACCACCATTCCCTGCAACAATTCCGTGTTTTGCCCGTTTCTGACCAGGTACGTGTTCATACGCTGACCCTGGCTGTTTGTTTCGGTAAAACCGGACGGCAGAAAACCGGTATTTTTAAGCATGGCTGTGGTGATCACTGTCGGCGCGGTAGTGCTGGTTGCACTTAACAGCGTGGCATAGTTTCGCCCGACGTAGCCACGCGCAGCTGCTGCGTAGGTACTGATATGGGCTGCTTCAACCTGCCAGTTTTTCTCCTGTTGCCAGTCCTTGTATTTAGTGAGTCCAAAGACGGCCATTGCCATCACAACAAGGAGCGACAGAGCGACATCAAGATTTGCCCAGCCACGATCATGCTTTTTCATAGAATCGATATCCATACAGGTTGATACAGAAGAGTGAGCTGGAAAATACTCCCGCTAAGACAAAGCCAGGGTCCCAGCGGTCCCTCTTTTTTCCCCGATACATTCCAGGTTAGCAGCCAGAGAACAAAGGCTGCTGCTCCAAACAGAGTGACCAGTGCAGCATCTTTCCCACCCATCCAGGCAGTCAGGCCAGTTATCAGCCATAAATCCCCCTGACCCAGACGCTGAGTGCCCCGGTTTACCAGGACACTCAGTAGTGCCATCAGACTGACTGTTGCTGCGATCTCCGCCAGTTGTGTAGATATACTTTCAACTGAAACGTCTGATGCTGCTCCCCAGAGCAATCCCCCAAGTAACAGCCGTACTGTGAAGGTTCGTGGCAGATATCCACTGACTGCGTCTGTGCTCCCGGCCTGAAGAAGGAAGGCCATCATCACTATGGCAGCTGCCCGATCAGCAACAGGAACCGGTGCAAGGGCAGCGATCATACTGAAAGTAGCGAAGAACCAAATCCCTGCCGTCAAGGTTGTTTTCTGTTCCTTAACGTTTATCGGGTGCTCCTCCAGAAATTCGAGCACGCGGCACATCAGGACTCTGCCAATGATTGCGAACCCCAGTAGTAACGGCAGACTCCATGCTGTCGTCAGACTCGTAACTATGATGGTTCGCATATTCGCTTTCCTTTCACCTGTCGACAGACTCGAAGACCTTTCAGCTCCAGATAGAACCCCCAGATACGGTTGGCATATTGCTCACGGGTTTCGTGCCGATCCTTACGGAATCCAGCGTTGTAAGACCCGAGGCAATTCCAGGTCACACCACATACCTGAAAGTGGCTGGCCAGGATCCACGCCCCTATCTGAATGTTCAGACAGGGGCGCTTCAGCAGGTCTTCTGCCCCCTGGATGACACCCATCCGGACGAGCTTAGGAACATGGGTTGAGTTAATCTGCATCAACCCATAGTCCGTGCTGACCGGATTACCCTTTTTATCCCGGTTGGTGTTTGTGACCCATGGACGGAACGAAGACTCCCCTTTGGCCACTGCCTTAAGCAGCAGTGGCTCGATCTGGTATCGGGCACCGGCATTGTTAAAGCAGGCATCAAAAGTCGCAGGCGGGGAGTTCGTGCTGGCCATCAATGGGCCGGAGGAAAAGGACAGAATGAGCAGCGTCATTACCAGGCGGCAGGAGAGAATGCGTTCTCTCCGCATGTTGTCTCCTTAGCTGTTCATCGTGAAGATCAGCTTGTTGGTACCTGTGCTGCCATTGTCAGCTGTGCATTGCGCGCTGGCTTCTTCAGTTGTCACAACCCCATCACTGTGCGCCGTGGAGTTGATGGTGATCGCATCAGCAATTTTGGCGCGACTGAGTGCTGTGACGAGCGAGACGCAGGCACCCTGAGGAACCATTTCGTAGGTCAAAGAGAATCCATTTGAGAACCCGGAGACTGTGACAGGTGACAGTGTCACGGCTCCACCCCATCCATTATAAAGCGTGGCGGTGCCGGAAGAGGGGGTACCACGTACAGTCATACTTTTAGGCTGAAGTTTCATCTGGATAAGCGAGCCCATCATTTTGGCACCGGAAGTGAATGTGTATCCATCTCCTCCTTTCATCATGTTCTGGGTGCTTGTGATGAGCGACTGAATGTTCGACGACTCCTTACCTACGTTGACGTTATTTTTGAGGGCGAAGTATCCCGCCAGGACGATCCCGATGACGACCAGTACGATTAGCGCGATGCTGCCCTGCTCCAGGAAGCCCCAGCCGCGGTGTTGCGAAAGCGCCTTAGTTGGTTTGTATGGCTGAGAAGTTGGTTCAGAATTAAATTGCATGATGTTTCCTCATTTAAAAAGAGCCCGACGAGCTGTTAAGGGCATTAATATCCATAACGACAAGGACCAGAAGCAGAAGCATCAGGATCATTGCCAGGAACATGAGTCCGCGGATTACAACAGCGCGCTTTGCTACGCGCTCCAGGGTTTGTTCAAGCCAGCGCTGTCCGTAGTTAATGATGATTTCATCGTCTCCATCACCCTGCAAAAGGGAGAGGAAGTTGGCCGCTTCCTGCGACGGAAAATCGTAACCACAGTCCTTCAGGGCCAGTCCGAAATGTTTACCTTCACGCACATGTTCGGTAATCGCATCAATACGCACAGCAAGCCAGGGGGATGCCGTTTCCAGCAGGATCTCCAGCGCGTCTTTGGTTCTTACGCCGGACTGTAGCAGTGCACCGATATTCAACAGGAAGGTCGCGCCCTGAATATCCTTATAAACCGACCATGGCATCAGCCCGTCGAATATACGACGAAGCCTGTCAGGGCGATGCCAGCGCGGGAGTGACCAGACCGTCCAGATAATTAAAGCGGTGGCGGCGATGCCGGTTATCACTCCATACTCACTGAAATACACTGAGATCCCGTAAAGAAACCCTAGCGCCCCGGTCCAGTTCTCTGGCGGGCTGATTTCTGTCAGCGTAGGAAGTAGTTCGGCATTCAGTACATAGATGGAACTGGACAACATGATGGCAAAACCAATCGGATAGATGGCCATCTGCCATACAGCTGCGCGAATACGCTTACCCGCGTGGGTCAGGGCACAGGCGTATCTTAGTGAGCGTGGAAGTGACTCACTGCGTATGCCGGCGCTTATAACGGAAGCTTCTGCGGCAGGTAGCCACCGGGTGAGGGTGCGCTCCAGCGTTTTTTCGCCGCTGTTTTCCCTTAACGCATCAATACAGTCGTCCGTCAGCTCAACGTAGGGATGCCAGTTCTGGCCGAAGTTCGTCCATGCATTGCGCATTTTCTCCAGTGAAGGCTTTAGTTTCTGTCGGTTTTCAATCAGAAACCGCAGCGCATCATAGAACTGAACACGATACTGACCGCTGAACGTCTTACGGACCAGGTTATATCGGAGTCGTTTCAGGAAGTGCATTTCACGCATCATCCACCTCCAGACGTTCATCTTCATCGAGTGGAATGATCCGGTTGGCCATCAGCGGGTCGACCAGCCCCTCGTTGATTTTATGCAGAACGTGCCGGACACGGCTGATCCCCTGCATGTTGTTTATCCAGAACTGGCGAGCCGCAACCTTGCCGTCAGTTTTCAGCAGCTTAAAAAGACGGTTATTGGTCTCGATAACCTCAGCAATGACGGTACGTCCCCTGATACCCTGACCGACTTTGCCACGCACCTGGCCGTTGATCTCCACTACCTGTGTGCATGCTTCACACCCGTCCGGGTTATGGAAATAGAGCCTGTCGGTCGAGCAGACGCCTTCAATATTGCAGTATTTCTCCAGCCAGTTCTTTTCCTCGTCACTTAAGGTGTTGACCTTATCCTGCCAGGATATACGGCATTCCGGACATAGTGTGGGTACCAGACGCTGACTGATTAATCCGATTAAAAGCTGGGCATCACACAACAGATTTTCGTTAACACCGAGCGTAACCATACGCTCCGGGATGCCGAGTGCTGAGTTTGTGTGCAGGGTTGTCATCACCAGGTGTCCGGTCTGGGCGGCATAAATGGTGGCCAGCATCGAGACAAGGTCACGCATTTCACCCTCCATAATGGCGTCCGGATCCAGTCGCAGCGCTGACGAGATAGCTTTTCCCCAGGCGATACGTACTGCTTCCTCATCTGATTTGTCGCAGATGATTGGCGTCTGAACAGCTCCCACGACCTGCCCCTCAAGTGGGTCTTCGATGGTCAGAAGGTGTTGCCCGGGGTTGGTATCCAGATATTCACGGCAGGCGGTACGGAGCGTGGTGGATTTACCGGAACCAGTTGGCCCCGAGAGGATGATCTTACCTTCAGGTCGGTCAATCATGCGTTTAAGCAGCTTGATTTGTTCGGGTAGATAACCCAGTTGCAGGAAGTCAGGTACGTTGTTACCGTCATCCGGAATAAGTCGCATAACCGCAATCAGCCCATCGCCAGTTGGGCGGTGACTGTAGCGGGCACCAAACAGACCTATTTTCCGCATCATTGCCGGGGAGAGTCGTGCATCCTGTTCCCGGTGTGGGTAGAAGCTGGTTTCTGACACATCCGACATCGAGAGAATACAGGTGGCACAGAGGGATATACCTTCCTCCCGCCGACGTTCATCCACCACATGCAAATAGCCGTGGACGCGCATTTTGACCTGGAAGAGTGAATCTGAAATGAGAAAGTGAATATCTGAGGAACCGAGCTTTTTGGCCACTGAAAAATAGTTCAGGATCCGTTGTTCACTTTGGCTGCTGTCTCCATCCAGGTCTGCCAGAGTTAATCCTGTCTTATCGCTGGCCTGAGGTTGAGCTTCCTGCTTTTTTCGCGCCTCTCGTAAGTCTGAGAGAGTGACAAACCGATGTTTGATCCCCGGATGTTTGTTCATTAAGTCCATCAGCGCGGCCTGTACACCTGGGTCGACTCGCTGGTTGGTATCAATGAGGATTTCTTTCCTGTCACCGTCATCAAACAGCAGAAGAGATTCTGCAGTAATAGCGCTCATGGTTAGTCCCCAAAGGCAAGCAGTGTGCCATCGCTGAGTGTGACTCCGGCTAAGGTAATGCTTTTGACTGTGCTCTCCATTCCTGGAATACGGCTTCCGGGTGATACGACCAATGACAGTCCTGATTGCAGTTGTAGTGTGGCGCGGAGGTTTTTATCGCGGCCGTTAATCTCCAGCACGACAGGGCGATTACTCACAGTAACCGGACGTGCAGGCTGGCCAGGCAGTGAAGTATCGCCGAAGGAGGCACCGGGAAGAGCGGTGGCAGGAGTGCCGACGCTGGATTGATTTTCCTCAAGCTGGCGCTGCAGTTGCGCGCCCTGAACTTCTGCCTGAAGAATGACGTTTCGGATATGCAGCTGTTCAAGCTGTCCCTTTGTCACACCGGGTATCACGTTCCCTGCTGGCGGTGATACCTGCTGGTTCGTGGACTGAGAGGCCTGAACGGGTAAAGGCCCGAATATTGGCAGCAGGAGCCAGAGTGTCGCCTGCCGAAGAAATTTACTTTGCTGACGCATAAATTTTACCTTCAGTGGTATAGCTGAACGCACTTCCGTTCAGCTCGAATGTTAAACGGGTAAGTCGGATACCAGTTTCATCCAGACCGTCGAATAAGATGATGGCGGGGAGGGGCGCGGAAAAACTAAACGCGTATTCCTGCCAGTCCTGCACAGGAGGCGGTTCTCCGTTCGACCCCGGCAGGACTGGAGGCATGGCTACATCGGTGATGTTGAGTGTGATTTGCTGACGCTGGAACCAGGATAGGATGCGGATGAGCTGCAATGAACTGTCAGGCACTGCTTCATCCCTGAGTGGTCTGTCCGGGGGCGGTAATGAAATTCGGGCTTCCCGCCCCCCCTCCTTAAGATTGAATACTGGCGTGACACCGAAGACTTCCTGACTGCGAGCGAGAAACCCCTCGACTGTGCCACCGGGCATAATCTGGTACAAAAGGGTTATACCGTCAGGAGAACAGGTCCCGGATGCCAGTTTCCAGCTCCCCAGAACATGTAGCGCCGGATCGGTCTTTCTCTGACAATCATCAATCAGAGCCTGGGCTGTTACCTCGCGTGCCCAGGGATGAGGCAAAACCTTAGGTTTTGCCTGACTGGCGAACATTGCGCGCGCCCTGGCCTGTATTTCTTCAGCGGTGAGTACCGGTTCCTCCGGTGGTGTGGCCGTCTGCCACCAGGCAATGGCGCCTGTGCTGAGCAGCAGTATCGCGCAAGCCAGTAACCAGCGCTGCCTCCGGAGTCCATCTACATGCACACGGCATTGCTGTCGCCTGCGTGCAGATAGTCCGGCAAAGAGGCTGTTAGCATCAAGGGGGTTTTCCACTGATGCCAGACAGACCCAGCCTTCTGGGGGCGGTTCGTTCATGCTCAGGAACAGTGTCAGCAGCCCCTGCATTTTGTCCGCACTCCCTGTTTTATCGGCAGTGACGGCAGGCACACCATTAATACTGGCCAGAAACACGAAGTCGGTACTACTCAACCGATAAATGCCGTATCCATTTCGTGTGCTGGCACAGAACGCGAGTGCCAGCGAAAAGAGCTGGTGACGGCGATGACGGACGGGCAATCTGCCACTCCCAGCGACTGATTGCCCTGTGTCCCGTTTATTGAACTGTCCTGTTGAGGTGTGGACGCCGATGCCGTCTGTTCTTCCGGAACGTGATTTTATTGGTTGAAATGGCGGCAGCCGAAATTTTTGTCTTTCCGTTGGCGCCCAGTCCATCCCCGCCAGCCAGTAACGGCTGCGGGATTTTCCATCCCGGATTGTAAACAGGTAATCCTCATCCTTCATTTCAGCCTCCGGAACTTTGCGGGAATGTCGGTGTGATCACGATGACCAGAGTGGTCCGTTCGTTTTTACCTGACTGACTTCCGCCCAGGAGCGGGTTCCCTGGCGTAA
This portion of the Enterobacter chengduensis genome encodes:
- a CDS encoding prepilin peptidase; protein product: MRTIIVTSLTTAWSLPLLLGFAIIGRVLMCRVLEFLEEHPINVKEQKTTLTAGIWFFATFSMIAALAPVPVADRAAAIVMMAFLLQAGSTDAVSGYLPRTFTVRLLLGGLLWGAASDVSVESISTQLAEIAATVSLMALLSVLVNRGTQRLGQGDLWLITGLTAWMGGKDAALVTLFGAAAFVLWLLTWNVSGKKEGPLGPWLCLSGSIFQLTLLYQPVWISIL
- a CDS encoding type II secretion system F family protein, yielding MREMHFLKRLRYNLVRKTFSGQYRVQFYDALRFLIENRQKLKPSLEKMRNAWTNFGQNWHPYVELTDDCIDALRENSGEKTLERTLTRWLPAAEASVISAGIRSESLPRSLRYACALTHAGKRIRAAVWQMAIYPIGFAIMLSSSIYVLNAELLPTLTEISPPENWTGALGFLYGISVYFSEYGVITGIAATALIIWTVWSLPRWHRPDRLRRIFDGLMPWSVYKDIQGATFLLNIGALLQSGVRTKDALEILLETASPWLAVRIDAITEHVREGKHFGLALKDCGYDFPSQEAANFLSLLQGDGDDEIIINYGQRWLEQTLERVAKRAVVIRGLMFLAMILMLLLLVLVVMDINALNSSSGSF
- a CDS encoding type 4 pilus major pilin, which encodes MQFNSEPTSQPYKPTKALSQHRGWGFLEQGSIALIVLVVIGIVLAGYFALKNNVNVGKESSNIQSLITSTQNMMKGGDGYTFTSGAKMMGSLIQMKLQPKSMTVRGTPSSGTATLYNGWGGAVTLSPVTVSGFSNGFSLTYEMVPQGACVSLVTALSRAKIADAITINSTAHSDGVVTTEEASAQCTADNGSTGTNKLIFTMNS
- the pilP gene encoding type IV pilus biogenesis protein PilP, with translation MRQQSKFLRQATLWLLLPIFGPLPVQASQSTNQQVSPPAGNVIPGVTKGQLEQLHIRNVILQAEVQGAQLQRQLEENQSSVGTPATALPGASFGDTSLPGQPARPVTVSNRPVVLEINGRDKNLRATLQLQSGLSLVVSPGSRIPGMESTVKSITLAGVTLSDGTLLAFGD
- a CDS encoding GspE/PulE family protein — its product is MSAITAESLLLFDDGDRKEILIDTNQRVDPGVQAALMDLMNKHPGIKHRFVTLSDLREARKKQEAQPQASDKTGLTLADLDGDSSQSEQRILNYFSVAKKLGSSDIHFLISDSLFQVKMRVHGYLHVVDERRREEGISLCATCILSMSDVSETSFYPHREQDARLSPAMMRKIGLFGARYSHRPTGDGLIAVMRLIPDDGNNVPDFLQLGYLPEQIKLLKRMIDRPEGKIILSGPTGSGKSTTLRTACREYLDTNPGQHLLTIEDPLEGQVVGAVQTPIICDKSDEEAVRIAWGKAISSALRLDPDAIMEGEMRDLVSMLATIYAAQTGHLVMTTLHTNSALGIPERMVTLGVNENLLCDAQLLIGLISQRLVPTLCPECRISWQDKVNTLSDEEKNWLEKYCNIEGVCSTDRLYFHNPDGCEACTQVVEINGQVRGKVGQGIRGRTVIAEVIETNNRLFKLLKTDGKVAARQFWINNMQGISRVRHVLHKINEGLVDPLMANRIIPLDEDERLEVDDA
- the pilO2 gene encoding type 4b pilus protein PilO2; the encoded protein is MKDEDYLFTIRDGKSRSRYWLAGMDWAPTERQKFRLPPFQPIKSRSGRTDGIGVHTSTGQFNKRDTGQSVAGSGRLPVRHRRHQLFSLALAFCASTRNGYGIYRLSSTDFVFLASINGVPAVTADKTGSADKMQGLLTLFLSMNEPPPEGWVCLASVENPLDANSLFAGLSARRRQQCRVHVDGLRRQRWLLACAILLLSTGAIAWWQTATPPEEPVLTAEEIQARARAMFASQAKPKVLPHPWAREVTAQALIDDCQRKTDPALHVLGSWKLASGTCSPDGITLLYQIMPGGTVEGFLARSQEVFGVTPVFNLKEGGREARISLPPPDRPLRDEAVPDSSLQLIRILSWFQRQQITLNITDVAMPPVLPGSNGEPPPVQDWQEYAFSFSAPLPAIILFDGLDETGIRLTRLTFELNGSAFSYTTEGKIYASAK
- a CDS encoding lytic transglycosylase domain-containing protein, with translation MASTNSPPATFDACFNNAGARYQIEPLLLKAVAKGESSFRPWVTNTNRDKKGNPVSTDYGLMQINSTHVPKLVRMGVIQGAEDLLKRPCLNIQIGAWILASHFQVCGVTWNCLGSYNAGFRKDRHETREQYANRIWGFYLELKGLRVCRQVKGKRICEPS
- the pilV gene encoding shufflon system plasmid conjugative transfer pilus tip adhesin PilV — protein: MKKHDRGWANLDVALSLLVVMAMAVFGLTKYKDWQQEKNWQVEAAHISTYAAAARGYVGRNYATLLSATSTTAPTVITTAMLKNTGFLPSGFTETNSQGQRMNTYLVRNGQNTELLQGMVVSSGGSVYPAKALRLISRDIKTGFGGYIDDGKTATGALRTWKIPLSSYGATSGNGHIVVLLSTDELSGAQEDNDRLYRFQVNGRPDLNKMHTAIDMGGNNLNSVGTINGKTGTFSGNVSGLNGIFSQNITAGAQVKGATVRADSDISAGRNITATNEVSGATVKATGNLSAGGVLQLGQVNVAGIACYPNGLISRDASGGVLSCQSGVWKGTGITEGNYTVLGTFKGSYSGTNNTGKQYRLYVTGGNPPSKKINYGDADNCVNTYSLVAEVGGLYVARDLNGNSQWQKSGTVNFEVPDGSSFSIVSNGMMSYGCDYGSFTVFRFQ